A single region of the Brachypodium distachyon strain Bd21 chromosome 3, Brachypodium_distachyon_v3.0, whole genome shotgun sequence genome encodes:
- the LOC100835647 gene encoding uncharacterized protein LOC100835647, with amino-acid sequence MSTINVSSYTVVCRRSRPLPASSAGTTPASRFWRPRPTFPATPVAIKCRRPMSVTCAQRPAFSIPPTALLYPVPPDVKERWEIKDEKDHVKLWFQVPGLSEGDLKVSTSEDMLEIERIGGAKTGPVDGVGFFHVRLLMTKEYDSANVTAELKAGMLEITVGKTKGRKPHTVFGPKDTVQSGNSPGSGTNGVGTQPNSKPEQKMGKNGAQG; translated from the exons ATGTCGACGATTAATGTTTCCTCTTACACTGTTGTGTGCCGCCGTTCGCGGCCGCTGCCAGCTAGTTCAGCCGGCACTACGCCGGCTAGTCGTTTTTGGAGGCCGCGGCCGACGTTTCCTGCTACTCCTGTCGCAATCAAGTGCCGACGGCCCATGTCCGTAACCTGCGCCCAGCGGCCGGCGTTCAGCATCCCCCCTACTG CTCTGCTGTACCCGGTGCCTCCGGATGTGAAGGAGCGGTGGGAGATCAAGGATGAGAAAGACCATGTGAAGCTATGGTTCCAGGTGCCCGGGCTGTCGGAGGGGGACCTGAAGGTCAGCACCAGCGAAGACATGCTCGAGATCGAGAGGATCGGCGGCGCCAAGACCGGCCCCGTTGACGGGGTGGGCTTCTTCCACGTGAGGCTGCTCATGACCAAGGAGTACGACAGCGCCAATGTCACGGCGGAGCTCAAGGCCGGGATGTTGGAGATCACCGTCGGCAAGACCAAGGGCCGCAAGCCCCACACAGTCTTCGGGCCCAAAGACACAGTCCAGTCTGGTAACAGCCCAGGCTCAGGAACGAACGGAGTAGGGACCCAGCCCAACTCAAAACCAGAACAGAAGATGGGCAAGAATGGAGCCCAAGGCTAA
- the LOC100832968 gene encoding uncharacterized protein LOC100832968 gives MTNQEGMAALTDDLLAAIFLRLPAPADLLRASAVCAAFRRLVTARSFLRRFRSLHAAPFLGFVDRDAFHRALPPHPSAPAARAVSLAGDFSFSFLPTPRDGRWTVLDVRDGRFLLDLGRAPEEEDEYADEEYPAAFTDLAVCDPLQRRCLLLPRIPDTLAAVSVDHPFHVQFGCLCEPFLVPSGGDDDEDEEETSFTVIRIAHSETNLLALVFSSRTGQWRAVASQAWSDLLRGSGVSMGVIFSRQYACNCFYWMVGSTENLLVFDTRRMEFSVACLPPGCYGQNHIAIVDAGESRPGLFSVREHVRDEAVDLCYTVRSSNQWQMEKTIPLDSGYRYYIRGATERYLLLVRCRREMNLRSLLDTRHFEWFSLDFKTLQLENVCVLKHGSLRAHIYTNFPPSLLSPTV, from the coding sequence ATGACCAACCAGGAGGGAATGGCGGCACTCACCGACGACCTCCTGGCGGCGATATTCCTCCGTCTCCCGGCCCCAGCCGacctcctccgcgcctccgccgtctgcgccgccttccgccgccTCGTCACCGCCCgctccttcctccgccgcttccgcTCCCTCCACGCCGCTCCCTTCCTCGGCTTCGTCGACCGCGACGCCTTCCACCGGGCCCTCCCGCCCCACCcctccgcgcccgccgcccgcgccgtctccctcgCCGGTgacttctccttctccttcctcccgaCGCCCCGCGACGGCCGCTGGACCGTCCTCGACGTCCGCGACGGCCGCTTCCTCCTCGACCTGGGGCGTGCccccgaggaggaagacgagtaCGCGGACGAGGAGTACCCGGCAGCCTTCACGGACCTCGCTGTCTGCGACCCTTTACAGCGGCGGTGCCTCCTGCTTCCCCGAATCCCTGACACCCTGGCCGCCGTTTCCGTGGACCATCCATTCCACGTGCAATTCGGATGCTTGTGCGAGCCCTTCCTCGTTccctccggcggcgacgacgacgaagacgaggaAGAGACGTCATTTACAGTCATCCGAATCGCACACAGCGAAACCAATCTGCTGGCCTTGGTCTTCTCTTCAAGAACCGGTCAATGGCGTGCGGTTGCTTCCCAAGCCTGGAGCGATTTGTTAAGGGGTTCGGGTGTCTCCATGGGTGTGATATTCAGTCGCCAATACGCCTGTAACTGCTTCTACTGGATGGTCGGTTCGACGGAAAATTTGCTTGTGTTTGACACCCGCAGGATGGAGTTCTCTGTTGCTTGCCTCCCACCTGGTTGCTATGGGCAAAATCACATCGCCATTGTGGATGCAGGGGAAAGCAGACCTGGGCTGTTCTCTGTCCGTGAACACGTTCGAGATGAAGCAGTGGACCTTTGTTATACCGTCAGGAGTTCCAACCAGTGGCAGATGGAGAAGACAATCCCATTGGATTCTGGGTACCGGTACTACATCAGAGGTGCAACAGAGAGGTACTTGCTCCTAGTAAGGTGTCGCCGGGAAATGAATCTAAGATCGCTGCTGGATACCCGACACTTCGAGTGGTTCTCACTGGACTTCAAGACCTTGCAGCTTGAGAACGTGTGCGTGTTGAAGCACGGAAGCCTACGTGCGCACATATATACCAATTTCCCACCATCGCTGTTGTCACCGACAGTATGA
- the LOC100833282 gene encoding heat shock protein 21, chloroplastic, with protein sequence MSTVTSCNLLGLGAAPPSSSGGRLLGPWKAATVALPSFQRKSSSLCFANNPKALQPFSISPFALVHPVPTKPGERWQMKEEAETVSMQFDVPGLSKEDLVVELDEDVLVVKKRLDPSREPVHDGGVCARLLVPAGYTREDVRAELASGKLTVTIAKVKAHARRRINVDIKQL encoded by the exons ATGTCGACGGTTACCTCTTGCAACCTCCTGGGACTTGGGGCGGCACCGCCGAGCTCCTCCGGCGGTCGGCTCCTAGGACCGTGGAAGGCAGCCACGGTTGCTCTCCCTTCTTTCCAGCGCAAGTCGTCGTCCCTATGCTTTGCAAACAACCCAAAGGCCCTGCAACCGTTCAGTATCTCACCCTTCG ctctGGTGCACCCGGTGCCGACGAAGCCGGGGGAGCGGTGGCAgatgaaggaggaggcggagacggTGAGCATGCAGTTCGACGTGCCGGGGCTGTCCAAGGAGGACCTCGTGGTGGAGCTGGACGAGGACGTGCTGGTCGTCAAGAAGAGGCTGGACCCGAGCAGGGAGCCGGTGCACGACGGCGGCGTCTGCGCCCGCCTGCTCGTGCCGGCGGGGTACACTAGGGAGGACGTCAGGGCCGAGCTGGCCTCCGGCAAGCTCACGGTCACCATCGCCAAGGTCAAGGCGCACGCTCGAAGGAGGATCAATGTTGATATCAAGCAGCTATAG